One segment of Saprospiraceae bacterium DNA contains the following:
- a CDS encoding alpha/beta hydrolase produces MLFATPTRGGVSASAHHSMLTLDLFTPNDDARPVFLTGTFNAWTTRDERFKMLKVKDGHYQFTFKEIPHTSEPFEYKYVKGGWEAEELGQDGFPPVNRRMEVPRGKVADVVPRWKQHTEGYDPQFYPDIQIVAKRFNVPQLRRRRRIAVMLPWNYHQTTRHYPVLYLQDGQNLFEDDAPFGTWGVDKRLAALAQKGKGDFIVVAIDHGGKERIKEFSPYHSSRWGEGLGRDYARFLAETLKPHIDKHFRTLPDRQHTGIGGSSMGGLISIYAGLMFPEVYSKFMIFSPSLWASPKIYAEPMYFAAFDSPTKIYLYGGSQEGSGMLPNLKKFKEAAERASRGRTQVRLETDPEGKHNEARWGREFPKAATWLFGDE; encoded by the coding sequence ATGTTATTCGCAACACCAACAAGGGGTGGTGTCTCCGCATCTGCGCATCATTCTATGCTCACGCTCGACCTTTTCACGCCGAACGACGATGCCCGACCTGTGTTCCTGACGGGGACTTTCAACGCTTGGACTACTCGCGACGAGCGCTTTAAGATGTTGAAAGTAAAAGACGGACACTACCAATTCACTTTCAAGGAAATACCGCACACAAGCGAGCCATTCGAGTACAAATATGTGAAAGGCGGCTGGGAGGCCGAGGAGCTTGGGCAAGATGGTTTCCCGCCAGTCAATCGTCGCATGGAAGTGCCGCGTGGCAAAGTGGCCGATGTGGTGCCGCGCTGGAAGCAGCACACCGAGGGCTACGACCCGCAGTTTTATCCCGACATTCAAATCGTGGCCAAACGGTTCAACGTGCCCCAATTGCGCCGCCGCCGCCGCATCGCCGTCATGTTGCCGTGGAATTATCACCAAACCACTCGCCATTATCCGGTGCTTTATCTGCAAGACGGACAGAACCTGTTTGAAGACGACGCGCCTTTCGGCACTTGGGGGGTGGACAAACGGTTGGCCGCACTTGCCCAAAAGGGGAAGGGCGATTTCATCGTGGTGGCCATTGACCATGGCGGCAAAGAGCGCATCAAGGAATTTTCGCCGTATCACTCGTCGCGCTGGGGCGAGGGGCTTGGGCGCGACTACGCCCGCTTTTTGGCGGAAACACTCAAGCCGCACATTGACAAGCATTTTCGCACCTTGCCCGACCGACAGCACACTGGCATCGGTGGCAGCAGCATGGGCGGGCTGATTAGCATCTACGCAGGCTTGATGTTCCCTGAGGTGTATTCCAAGTTCATGATTTTCTCTCCCTCATTGTGGGCTTCTCCCAAAATATACGCAGAGCCGATGTACTTCGCCGCATTCGATTCGCCCACAAAAATTTATCTCTATGGGGGCAGTCAGGAGGGTTCGGGGATGTTGCCCAATTTGAAAAAATTCAAAGAGGCGGCGGAGCGAGCAAGTCGCGGACGCACTCAGGTGCGTCTTGAGACAGACCCGGAAGGGAAGCACAACGAGGCACGTTGGGGGCGTGAATTTCCCAAAGCGGCAACGTGGTTGTTTGGGGATGAGTGA
- a CDS encoding ATP-binding protein: MKSNPSHLPYRYPGARPFALGQQHLFFGREQAVRELHNLLQIEQLVVFYSKSGLGKSSLLNAGLLPRVENEGRWQPIVVRFNAWTESKTDAPVQITRELLLRGFNQPVFLEKIFPDDRSLWYAAKTRQLNALAPNSASKNPAPVPQGFLLVFDQFEELFTYPDEAVQQFGRQLAELLQTAVPQRVRKMAELFLLAQPDLLTDEEEAALESRLNIRIVCAIRSDRMSLLDRLSTFVPQILSQRYELQSLSPAEARAAIEQPAQKEGSYATLPFQYAPAALDTMLAYLTKGGTQPIESFQLQILCQSIEQYVYRSADYFIEPDDVGEPEQVFRHYYDNQIAQIDDPAEQLAARRLIEEGLVYEKEQRRLTLFDVQIHESYGISDDLLLRLVDTHLLRAEPNLRGGYTYELSHDTLVAPVLKAKTRRLEAELRAAEAEAERRRQAELAEAERKRQAELTEERRKRQRATRYAVIGFVLAGVSIVTSIMAIKQSRLAHDAQLKAEMSQQNAERSLAELKQKQVDDYLKKAETHRLTGEPLLELKMLRAALGVDSTRADLLEQVRLLERNE, encoded by the coding sequence ATGAAATCAAACCCTTCCCACCTGCCCTACCGTTACCCAGGTGCCCGGCCATTCGCCTTGGGTCAGCAACACTTGTTTTTTGGGCGCGAGCAGGCCGTGCGCGAGCTGCACAACCTGTTGCAAATAGAGCAGTTGGTGGTGTTTTATTCCAAATCAGGATTGGGGAAAAGTTCCTTGCTCAACGCAGGTCTTTTGCCCCGCGTGGAAAATGAAGGCCGATGGCAGCCCATCGTCGTGCGATTCAACGCATGGACGGAGAGCAAGACCGACGCGCCCGTCCAGATTACGCGCGAACTTTTGCTGCGCGGCTTCAACCAGCCTGTTTTTTTGGAAAAGATTTTTCCCGACGACCGCTCCCTGTGGTATGCTGCCAAAACTCGCCAGCTCAACGCCCTAGCCCCCAACTCGGCAAGCAAAAACCCGGCACCTGTGCCACAGGGATTCTTGCTGGTGTTCGACCAATTTGAGGAGCTGTTCACCTATCCCGACGAAGCGGTGCAACAATTCGGGCGACAACTCGCCGAACTACTCCAGACAGCCGTGCCACAGCGCGTGCGCAAAATGGCCGAGCTGTTTCTGCTTGCCCAACCCGACCTCTTGACCGACGAGGAAGAAGCGGCGTTGGAAAGCCGCCTCAACATCCGAATCGTGTGCGCTATCCGCTCCGACCGCATGAGCCTCCTCGACCGGCTTTCCACTTTTGTGCCGCAAATACTCTCGCAACGATACGAGCTGCAATCCCTTAGCCCAGCGGAGGCGCGTGCTGCCATAGAGCAACCCGCTCAAAAAGAAGGCTCTTATGCCACGTTGCCCTTCCAGTATGCCCCCGCAGCGCTCGATACGATGCTTGCTTACCTGACCAAAGGCGGAACACAGCCCATCGAATCCTTCCAGTTGCAGATACTTTGTCAATCCATCGAACAGTATGTGTACCGGTCTGCCGATTACTTCATCGAGCCAGACGACGTGGGCGAGCCTGAACAGGTGTTTAGGCACTATTACGACAACCAGATTGCCCAAATAGACGACCCCGCAGAACAGCTGGCCGCCCGACGACTTATTGAGGAAGGGCTGGTCTATGAAAAAGAGCAACGGCGGCTTACCCTCTTCGATGTGCAAATCCATGAATCCTACGGCATCAGCGACGACCTGCTGCTCCGTCTCGTGGACACACATTTGCTACGGGCAGAGCCTAACCTGCGGGGGGGATATACTTACGAGCTCAGCCACGACACGCTCGTGGCCCCGGTTTTGAAAGCCAAAACACGCCGCTTGGAGGCAGAGCTGCGTGCCGCCGAAGCAGAAGCCGAACGCAGACGGCAAGCAGAGCTCGCCGAGGCAGAGCGAAAACGCCAAGCAGAACTGACGGAAGAACGCCGCAAGCGCCAACGCGCCACTCGCTATGCCGTTATCGGATTCGTGCTTGCGGGGGTATCCATAGTGACCTCCATCATGGCGATAAAACAAAGCCGATTGGCCCACGACGCACAATTGAAGGCCGAAATGTCGCAACAAAATGCCGAGCGAAGCCTCGCCGAGCTAAAACAAAAACAGGTGGATGACTACCTGAAAAAGGCTGAAACACACCGACTCACCGGAGAGCCGCTGCTCGAGCTCAAAATGTTGCGCGCGGCTTTAGGGGTGGATTCTACCCGCGCCGACCTGTTGGAGCAAGTGCGCCTGCTGGAGCGCAATGAATAG
- the uvrB gene encoding excinuclease ABC subunit UvrB — translation MNFKITSHYQPTGDQPQAIEQLVNGVKSGERAQVLLGVTGSGKTFTMANVVAQLNKPTLVLTHNKTLTAQLYGEFQTFFPDNAVEYFVSYYDYYQPEAYISVTDTYIEKDLQINELVDKLRLKATSTLLSGRRDIIIVASVSCIYGMGNPDDYAIGIIRLHKGMKLNKTQFLYSLVDSLYSRTETDFARGTFRVRGDTVDINLPYADWGYRVIFFGDEIESIESIELQSGKRVNAMNEAAIFPANLYVAPKERLTEIMAAIQDEMTAQEKYFISEGRLAEARRIRERTSFDLEMIKELGYCSGIENYSRFFDRREPGTRPFCLLDYFPDDYLMIVDESHVTIPQVRGMWGGDRSRKQSLVNWGFRLPSAMDNRPLSFEEFEGMINQVIFVSATPGDYELEKTEGVVVEQLVRPTGLLDPPIEVRPSLNQIDDLLEEIQKRTEVGERALVTTLTKRMAEELANYFAKVGVRCRYIHSEVETLERVEILRDLRLGEFDVLIGVNLLREGLDLPEVSLVAILDADKEGFLRNARSLTQTAGRAARNSNGLVVFYADKITDSMRNTIDETNRRRSIQIAYNEEHGITPTTVTKTKEQILATRSILDIRGSEPTKYYVEKDEITLAAEPVVAYATRSQLEKMIAESESKMKKAAKDLDFITAAQFRDEMLALKKMLRERFGGEG, via the coding sequence ATGAATTTCAAAATCACTTCCCACTACCAGCCCACCGGCGACCAGCCCCAGGCCATCGAGCAACTCGTGAACGGCGTGAAAAGCGGCGAACGCGCGCAGGTTTTGCTCGGCGTCACCGGCTCCGGCAAGACCTTCACGATGGCGAACGTCGTCGCCCAACTGAACAAACCGACGCTGGTGCTGACCCACAACAAAACCCTCACCGCCCAACTCTACGGCGAGTTCCAGACCTTTTTTCCCGACAACGCGGTGGAGTATTTTGTCTCCTACTACGACTACTACCAGCCCGAAGCCTACATCTCGGTGACGGACACTTACATCGAGAAGGATTTGCAAATCAACGAGTTGGTGGACAAACTCCGCCTGAAAGCGACCTCCACGCTGCTCTCCGGTCGGCGCGACATCATCATCGTGGCCTCCGTCTCCTGCATCTACGGCATGGGCAACCCCGACGACTACGCCATCGGCATCATCCGCTTGCACAAGGGCATGAAGTTGAACAAAACGCAGTTCCTCTACTCGCTCGTGGACAGCCTCTACTCGCGCACGGAGACGGATTTCGCGCGCGGCACCTTTCGCGTGCGCGGCGACACGGTGGACATCAACCTGCCTTACGCCGACTGGGGCTACCGCGTCATTTTTTTTGGCGACGAAATCGAGAGCATCGAAAGCATTGAATTGCAATCGGGCAAGCGCGTCAACGCCATGAACGAGGCCGCCATTTTCCCCGCCAATCTCTACGTTGCGCCAAAAGAACGCCTGACCGAAATCATGGCAGCTATTCAGGACGAAATGACGGCGCAGGAAAAATACTTCATCTCTGAAGGCCGACTGGCGGAAGCCCGCCGCATCCGCGAGCGCACGTCGTTCGACCTTGAAATGATAAAAGAACTCGGCTACTGCTCCGGCATCGAAAACTACTCGCGCTTCTTCGACCGCCGCGAGCCGGGAACGCGCCCCTTTTGCCTGCTCGACTATTTCCCCGACGACTACCTGATGATTGTGGACGAGAGCCACGTCACCATTCCGCAGGTGCGCGGGATGTGGGGCGGCGACCGTTCGCGCAAGCAGTCGCTCGTCAATTGGGGCTTCCGCCTGCCCTCGGCGATGGACAACCGTCCGCTCAGTTTCGAGGAGTTCGAGGGCATGATAAATCAGGTGATTTTCGTGAGCGCCACGCCGGGCGATTACGAGTTGGAAAAAACGGAAGGCGTTGTGGTGGAACAATTGGTGCGCCCCACCGGCCTGCTCGACCCGCCCATCGAAGTGCGGCCTTCGCTCAATCAGATTGACGATTTGCTGGAAGAAATTCAAAAACGCACGGAGGTCGGCGAACGGGCTTTGGTCACGACTTTGACGAAACGCATGGCCGAAGAACTGGCGAATTATTTTGCCAAAGTTGGCGTGCGTTGCCGCTACATCCACTCGGAAGTGGAGACTTTGGAGCGGGTGGAAATCCTGCGCGACCTCCGGCTCGGCGAGTTCGACGTGTTGATTGGCGTGAACCTCCTGCGCGAAGGACTTGACTTGCCGGAAGTTTCGCTTGTCGCCATTTTGGATGCCGACAAAGAGGGTTTTCTGCGAAATGCCCGCTCGCTCACACAAACGGCCGGCCGCGCCGCCCGCAACTCGAACGGCCTCGTCGTCTTCTACGCCGACAAAATCACCGACTCGATGCGCAACACGATAGACGAGACCAACCGCCGCCGCTCCATTCAAATTGCCTACAACGAGGAGCACGGCATCACGCCGACGACGGTGACCAAAACGAAGGAACAAATCCTCGCCACGCGCAGTATCCTCGACATTCGCGGCTCGGAGCCGACGAAATACTACGTTGAAAAAGATGAAATTACCCTCGCGGCCGAGCCAGTGGTGGCTTATGCGACCCGCAGCCAGTTGGAAAAAATGATTGCCGAGTCGGAGTCAAAAATGAAGAAAGCCGCGAAGGATTTGGACTTCATTACGGCAGCGCAGTTCAGGGATGAGATGCTGGCGTTAAAGAAGATGTTGCGTGAAAGGTTTGGGGGGGAGGGTTAG
- a CDS encoding glycosyltransferase, translating to MLIVSALWTISYAGLLLLYRHGWRALPEWHSPPNNLVPSERVSVVVAARNEAANIKACLQSIVEGSYPAHLLEIIVVDDHSDDDTAGIVQQFSAQHPLLSVSLLRLARFVSPTTVIFSWKKKAIEIGIAHALGDVIVTTDADCEVPKDWVRLLVSGLGANRKGVVAPVAFHREHNLLQRFQSLDLLGLMGITGAGIFYGWQRMGNGANFAYRKAVFEEVGGFDGNEHLASGDDMFLLQKIAARWPGGVIFLKNPSATVFTEAKPDWRSFFQQRLRWGTKNVVLTEWPVRLALLVVFLFCWSIWLNFALCVLVFEPVLAWVLLFQISVKALSDFVFLREMCFFFKRTDLLRWFVPSFFLHTLYIPIVGTASLFFKKYEWKGRRVQ from the coding sequence ATGCTTATCGTTTCCGCTCTTTGGACAATTTCATACGCTGGCCTGCTCCTGCTCTATCGGCACGGCTGGCGGGCCTTGCCCGAATGGCATAGCCCCCCTAACAATTTGGTTCCCAGCGAGCGGGTCAGCGTGGTAGTGGCCGCACGCAACGAGGCGGCCAACATCAAAGCCTGTCTGCAATCCATTGTGGAGGGTTCCTATCCAGCCCATTTGCTTGAGATTATCGTAGTGGATGACCATTCGGACGACGACACCGCAGGCATCGTGCAGCAATTTTCTGCCCAACACCCCCTATTGTCCGTTAGCCTGCTTCGCTTAGCGCGTTTTGTTTCGCCTACGACTGTTATTTTTTCTTGGAAAAAAAAGGCCATCGAAATCGGAATTGCCCATGCCTTAGGCGATGTCATCGTGACCACCGACGCAGATTGCGAGGTGCCCAAAGATTGGGTGCGATTGTTGGTGTCGGGATTGGGTGCCAATCGCAAGGGAGTCGTCGCGCCTGTCGCCTTCCACCGCGAACACAATCTGCTCCAACGTTTCCAATCGCTTGATTTGCTGGGTTTGATGGGTATCACGGGGGCAGGTATATTCTACGGTTGGCAGCGCATGGGGAATGGGGCCAATTTCGCGTATCGCAAAGCCGTGTTTGAGGAGGTCGGGGGGTTTGACGGCAATGAGCATCTGGCTTCTGGCGACGATATGTTCCTGCTTCAGAAGATAGCGGCTCGATGGCCCGGTGGCGTCATTTTTTTGAAAAACCCTTCTGCGACGGTATTCACAGAGGCTAAACCCGATTGGAGGTCTTTTTTTCAGCAACGCTTGCGCTGGGGCACCAAGAATGTTGTCTTGACAGAATGGCCAGTCAGGCTGGCATTGTTGGTTGTCTTTTTGTTCTGTTGGAGCATTTGGCTCAACTTCGCACTGTGCGTATTGGTTTTTGAGCCAGTTTTAGCATGGGTGTTGCTTTTTCAAATAAGCGTCAAGGCACTTTCCGATTTTGTTTTTTTGCGTGAAATGTGCTTTTTCTTCAAAAGAACGGACTTGTTGAGGTGGTTTGTCCCGTCATTTTTTCTGCACACGCTATACATCCCCATCGTTGGAACGGCAAGTTTGTTTTTCAAAAAATATGAATGGAAGGGGAGGCGGGTGCAGTGA
- a CDS encoding M1 family metallopeptidase, translating into MTASKPLVLSAFFLLVAQFAYPQMPVFTKDDTLRGSITPERAWWDLTFYKLTLSVNPSEKSIAGSNEIHYKVLSPKRQLQIDLQPPLVLERAEQDGEPLEVVRQGKNAYFVELKKEQPIGSRQSLTVWYSGKPRVAVNAPWDGGFSWSKDDKGQPFVATSCQGLGASVWWPCKDHAYDEPDSQAIIVTVPNGLMDVSNGRLRRATDNGDGTRTFEWFVSNPINNYGVNVNIADYTHFADTFHGEKGVLTLDYYVLPKNLEKAQKQFQQVKPMLRAFEHWFGPYPFYEDGYKLVEAPYLGMEHQSSVTYGNQYLNGYLGMDLSGTGWGKKWDFIIIHESGHEWFANNITYRDIADMWVHESFTNYSEGLYTEYHYGKAAGAEYIRGTRRMIENKSTIVGIYGVNHEGSSDMYYKGGNMLHTIRQVVDNDAQWRSILRGLNRDFYHQTVDGTQVEAYIIKHSGKPLQKVFDQYLRTTDIPVLEYRLKKGKVEYRWTNCVEGFDMPLKVALSPKKFEFIHPTTEWKSSPCKLGKKDELVVDEEFYVFSKKG; encoded by the coding sequence ATGACTGCTTCGAAGCCCCTCGTCCTTAGCGCCTTTTTTTTGCTCGTCGCGCAATTTGCTTACCCCCAAATGCCCGTTTTCACCAAAGACGACACCCTGCGAGGCAGCATCACGCCCGAACGCGCGTGGTGGGATTTGACTTTTTACAAATTGACATTGAGCGTCAATCCATCTGAAAAAAGCATCGCTGGCAGCAACGAGATACACTACAAAGTGCTCAGCCCCAAGCGCCAGCTGCAAATTGACCTGCAACCCCCACTTGTGCTCGAACGCGCCGAACAAGATGGCGAACCGCTCGAAGTCGTTCGGCAAGGCAAAAACGCCTATTTCGTCGAACTAAAAAAAGAACAGCCCATTGGCTCCCGACAGTCACTCACCGTGTGGTATTCGGGCAAGCCCAGAGTAGCCGTCAATGCCCCATGGGATGGCGGTTTCAGCTGGTCGAAAGATGACAAAGGCCAGCCTTTCGTGGCCACCTCGTGCCAAGGGCTTGGCGCCAGCGTGTGGTGGCCTTGCAAAGACCACGCCTACGACGAGCCTGACTCGCAGGCCATCATCGTCACCGTGCCCAATGGCCTCATGGACGTCTCGAATGGTCGGCTCCGCCGAGCGACCGACAACGGCGACGGCACGCGCACCTTCGAGTGGTTTGTGTCGAATCCCATCAACAACTACGGCGTGAACGTGAACATCGCCGACTACACACATTTCGCCGACACTTTCCACGGGGAGAAGGGGGTGCTGACGCTTGATTATTATGTGTTGCCGAAAAACTTGGAAAAGGCCCAAAAGCAGTTTCAGCAAGTGAAGCCGATGTTGCGGGCGTTCGAACATTGGTTTGGACCTTACCCTTTTTATGAAGACGGCTACAAATTGGTGGAGGCGCCTTATCTGGGCATGGAGCACCAAAGCTCCGTCACCTATGGCAATCAATATCTCAACGGCTACCTCGGCATGGATTTGTCTGGCACAGGCTGGGGCAAAAAATGGGATTTTATCATCATTCACGAATCGGGGCACGAGTGGTTCGCCAACAACATCACCTATCGCGACATCGCGGATATGTGGGTGCATGAAAGTTTCACCAATTACAGCGAAGGGCTTTACACCGAATATCACTACGGAAAAGCGGCAGGCGCGGAATACATTCGAGGCACCCGCCGGATGATTGAGAACAAATCAACCATCGTGGGCATCTACGGCGTGAACCACGAAGGCTCTTCCGATATGTACTACAAGGGCGGCAACATGCTCCACACCATCCGGCAAGTCGTGGACAACGACGCGCAGTGGCGCTCCATCCTGCGCGGCCTCAACCGCGATTTTTACCACCAAACGGTGGACGGCACACAAGTGGAGGCATACATCATCAAACATTCGGGAAAACCCTTGCAAAAGGTGTTCGACCAATATCTGCGCACCACAGACATCCCGGTGCTCGAATATCGCCTCAAAAAAGGCAAGGTGGAATACCGATGGACAAACTGCGTGGAGGGGTTTGATATGCCCTTGAAGGTGGCGCTCTCGCCTAAAAAGTTTGAGTTCATCCATCCCACAACAGAGTGGAAATCAAGCCCATGCAAGTTGGGCAAAAAGGACGAACTAGTGGTGGATGAGGAGTTTTATGTTTTTTCAAAAAAGGGGTGA
- a CDS encoding FAD-dependent oxidoreductase gives MPTTWYDGRVKKSEPIAPQVNHFSVEVPELQSFDFKAGQFITMDLPIGDKRLQRWRSYSIANAPDGSNVLEFCIVRTDNGIATKYLFEEVQPGSALRFKGPDGGFVLPDSIEKDLVFICTGTGVAPFRSMLHDLKISGKPHRNIHLIFGTRTESDILYRAEFEELTRTMPGFRYDIALSRQPDWSGYRGHVHQIYMEHYKNVRPDVDFYICGWSNMIDEAVANLLLELGYARSQIHYELYG, from the coding sequence ATGCCCACTACTTGGTATGATGGCCGCGTGAAAAAAAGCGAGCCGATAGCCCCACAGGTCAATCACTTTTCCGTTGAGGTTCCCGAGCTGCAATCCTTTGATTTTAAAGCTGGCCAATTCATCACGATGGATTTGCCCATCGGCGACAAGCGCCTACAACGCTGGCGCAGCTACTCCATCGCCAACGCTCCTGACGGCTCCAACGTGCTGGAATTCTGCATCGTCCGAACGGACAACGGCATCGCCACCAAATATCTCTTCGAAGAAGTGCAACCCGGCTCGGCCCTTCGCTTCAAAGGGCCAGACGGCGGGTTTGTGCTGCCCGACAGTATCGAAAAAGATCTCGTTTTCATCTGCACCGGCACCGGGGTAGCGCCCTTTCGCAGTATGCTGCACGACCTAAAAATAAGCGGCAAGCCACATCGGAACATCCATCTTATTTTTGGAACGCGCACCGAAAGCGACATTCTGTATCGCGCCGAATTTGAAGAACTCACGCGAACCATGCCCGGTTTCCGCTACGATATCGCGCTATCGCGCCAACCCGACTGGTCGGGCTATCGGGGTCATGTGCACCAAATATATATGGAGCATTACAAAAACGTGCGTCCCGACGTGGATTTCTATATTTGTGGCTGGAGCAACATGATAGACGAGGCGGTGGCCAATCTGCTGCTCGAATTGGGCTACGCTCGCTCGCAAATTCACTATGAACTCTACGGATAA
- a CDS encoding DUF2147 domain-containing protein, with amino-acid sequence MKKTLLTLAAIFVFVAAHTQSVFGTWKTKDDETNEEKSHVEIYEAGGKLYGKITKLLRERADRLCDKCPGERKNQPVLNMIILVNMVLKEGMWQAGDILDPEKGKWYRCKIWLKEGDPNTLVVRGYLGPFYRTQYWTRVK; translated from the coding sequence ATGAAAAAAACGCTGCTCACGCTCGCCGCCATCTTTGTTTTTGTGGCAGCCCATACGCAAAGCGTCTTCGGCACTTGGAAAACAAAGGACGACGAAACCAACGAAGAAAAGAGCCATGTCGAAATTTATGAGGCAGGCGGAAAACTGTATGGCAAAATCACCAAGCTCTTGCGCGAACGCGCTGACCGCCTTTGTGACAAATGTCCCGGTGAGCGCAAAAACCAGCCTGTGCTCAACATGATTATTCTTGTCAACATGGTCTTGAAGGAAGGCATGTGGCAGGCAGGAGATATCCTCGACCCTGAAAAAGGCAAGTGGTACCGTTGCAAAATCTGGCTTAAGGAAGGCGACCCCAACACACTGGTAGTGCGAGGCTATTTGGGTCCGTTTTACCGAACGCAGTATTGGACGCGGGTGAAATAG
- a CDS encoding amidohydrolase family protein: MRHLFTAFCCFLCSAAPKVLYSQTTYLHCGRLVPIKGEPQTAVTLVVQGDTIARIERGYTAAPKGVQLIDLKNKTVLPGLIDCHVHFEFEQNRNSYNERFTLGEADIAFRAALYAKRTLEVGFTTVRDLGGRGVNIALRNAINSGFAEGPRIVTSGKTLSITGGHGDPTTGAREDLFDPPPGAEEGIADGPDACRAAVRNQVKRGADCIKVCATGGVLSLARDGRLPHYAEDELVTIVKTARDLGVDVAAHAHGDEGMRRAVEAGVVSIEHGTFMSEATMDAMIKHGTWYVPTVTAGKAVSDSAQFAQGFFPEVVRVKALNIGPQIQATLGKAYKKGVKIAFGTDAGVFPHGKNNLEFVYMAESGMKNSDVLRAATLDAATLLRLQDKIGSLEPGKLADIVAVEGNPLDDIRAMLKVPFVMKDGKVFKNE, from the coding sequence ATGCGTCATTTATTCACAGCCTTTTGTTGTTTCCTATGCAGTGCTGCGCCGAAGGTGCTCTATTCCCAAACCACTTACCTGCATTGCGGTCGCCTTGTGCCTATCAAAGGCGAACCTCAAACTGCTGTCACTCTCGTGGTGCAAGGCGACACTATCGCTCGCATTGAGCGCGGTTACACCGCTGCGCCAAAGGGCGTGCAACTTATTGATTTGAAAAACAAAACCGTGTTGCCGGGGCTGATTGATTGCCACGTTCATTTTGAATTCGAGCAAAATCGCAATTCCTACAACGAGCGCTTCACGCTCGGCGAGGCCGATATTGCTTTTCGCGCCGCCTTGTATGCCAAACGAACCCTTGAAGTGGGCTTCACGACGGTGCGCGACCTCGGCGGGCGCGGCGTGAACATCGCTTTGCGCAATGCCATCAATAGCGGTTTTGCCGAAGGCCCGCGCATCGTCACCTCCGGCAAAACCCTCAGCATCACGGGAGGGCACGGCGACCCTACCACTGGCGCTCGCGAGGACTTGTTCGACCCTCCTCCCGGCGCGGAAGAGGGCATCGCAGATGGCCCTGATGCTTGCCGAGCCGCCGTTCGCAATCAGGTGAAGCGCGGCGCCGATTGCATCAAGGTGTGCGCGACGGGTGGGGTGCTCTCGCTTGCACGCGACGGGCGACTGCCCCACTATGCAGAGGACGAGCTTGTCACCATCGTGAAAACCGCACGCGACCTGGGCGTGGATGTCGCGGCACACGCGCACGGCGACGAGGGGATGCGGCGCGCGGTGGAGGCTGGCGTTGTCAGCATAGAGCATGGCACCTTCATGAGCGAAGCCACTATGGATGCCATGATAAAACATGGCACTTGGTATGTGCCCACCGTCACGGCTGGCAAAGCGGTGAGCGACAGTGCGCAATTCGCGCAAGGGTTTTTCCCAGAAGTGGTGCGGGTGAAGGCGCTCAACATTGGCCCGCAGATTCAAGCCACGCTCGGCAAGGCATATAAAAAAGGCGTGAAAATAGCTTTCGGCACCGACGCGGGCGTTTTCCCACACGGCAAGAATAACCTTGAATTTGTTTACATGGCCGAATCCGGCATGAAGAACAGCGATGTTCTCCGAGCAGCCACGCTTGACGCGGCTACCTTGCTTCGCCTGCAAGACAAAATCGGCAGCCTCGAACCCGGGAAATTGGCTGATATCGTGGCAGTAGAGGGTAATCCGCTCGACGACATTCGGGCCATGCTCAAAGTGCCTTTCGTGATGAAGGATGGAAAGGTTTTCAAAAACGAATAA